GAGGTGGCCGCTGCCACGAGCCCACCCCGGAACTCGCCGAGATCCGGCCCGGAGGCACCGACGATGTGGTCCACCGCACTGATCCTGCCGCGATGGGAGTCCGGGATCGCCAGTTGCACCAGCGCACCCCGTGAGATCACCGAGATCGTGTCGGCGGCTCCACCGAGCGTGAGACATCCGAGCAGCAGCCACAGTTGCTGACTCACGCCGAAGCCGGTCAGGGCCACCGCCCAGACTCCCGCCGCGGTCAGCATGACCACCCCCGGGCGAAGGAGCCGTGTGATCGGGCCGGAAGCCAATCCCGCAGCGATGCCTCCCAACGACAGGGCGGACCAGAACAGGCCGAGTGTCTCGGGACTTCCGCCGAACCGCTGTTCGTTGATCACCGGGAACAACACGGTGGGCATGGCGAGGACGGTGGCCAGGACATCGGTGAGGAAAGCACCGTGCAACTTGGGCCTGCTCGCGACGAAACGCAGTCCCGCCCTGATCGTAGCCGGTGCCCGGAGCCTCCCGCCGGATTCCGGAAGCACGGTCGGCAGGCGCAGCACAGCGTAGAACGCTGCCGCGAAAGTCACCGCATTCAGCAGGTAGCAGCCCTCCACTCCCCTCACGGCGATGAGCACCCCCGCGACAGCAGGCCCCGAGAGCATGGCCATCTGCGTGCCGAGGTGGTTCAGCGCCATCCCGGCGGTGAGTTGGCGGTCCGGCAGTAGTCGGGCGGTGAAACTCCTGCGGGCGGGAGCGCCGGTGGCACTGCAGCTCTCCTGCGCGGCGACCAGCATCAGCAGCAGCCACCACGAGCCGAGACCTGCCAGTGCCTGTAGGGTCAGCGCTCCGGCGCCGACGAACTGTCCCGAGGTGGTCAACAGCACCAGTCGCCTTCGATCGACGGTGTCGGCCACCGTCCCTCCGAGCAGCCCGAACAGTACCGCCGGTACGGCACGTGTGATCCCCACGCTGCCCACCGCCAGCGAGCTACCCGTGCTCTCCCAGGTCTGGTACAGCACGGCCACGGTTGTCAGCTGCCCACCGAATACGGACAGTGTGCTACCTGCCCACCAGCGGCGGAAAGCGGCGTCGCACCGCATCGGACGAGTGTCGAGCAGCCTGTCGCAGACGTTCATGGAAGTTCGCCCTCAAAAGGGTCCGACGTAGCCCCGAGTCGTTACCGGGTCCGGCAGTGCTACCGGAGGACCGCGTGGTGACACGCGGCACGACACGGTAGCACTCTCCACAATGGTCCGGAGTCGCCGCGGCTCCCCACCGAGTAACACCACCGCGGGTGTGATCTTGTTTCTGCCGGGTCGATTCCGGCCCGGCCGGCGGCCCGCTGCTCGGGCGCTGGTTCACTCCGAACGCGACGAAACGGTCTTTCTGCGATGATGAACGGTGCACACGCCGCCACGGGTCTGTTGACCGGCACCACGGTGGCCAGCTTCGCCCAACCCACCCCACCGGGAATAGCCCTGGGTGCGCTGGCCGGGGCGGGGGCTGCCTTACTGCCCGATATCGACCACGACCAGTCCACCATCACCAAATCCGCCGGTCCTGTCACCCGAGGGGCGGCGGAGCTGTTGCAAACGCTGGCCAGGTGGACCTATCGCCGTACCCGCTTACCCCACGACCCCAGGGCTTCCGGCAAGACCGGCGAGCATCGAGGGCTCATCCACACACCGGTTTTCGCGCTCCTGGTGGGGGCGGCGCTGGCCGGTGCCACCGTGGCGTCGAAATGGGTGGGCATCGTGGCGGTGTATGTGCTCACCAGTGCGGCACTGCGTTCGCTGCGTTGGTCGCTGCCCACTCGGGTGCGTGGCACGCTGCAGCTGCAGCGTCGTGCCGCACCGCCGCTGTACGCCCTGCTGGCTACCGGGCTGTTGGTGTATGTCCATGCCGTCGCCGACGCCGGTGTGTGGCTGGGTGCGATCGTGGCGCTGGGGATGATCGTGCACAGTGTCGGGGACGGGGCCACCAATTCGGGAATCCCGTTCGTGTGGCCGTTCAAACGTGCCTGCGATCGGTGCCGCCGCGGCACCGGTTGTCCGGGCGCTAGGTGGGACCGGCAACACGTGCTTCCTGAATCGCTGCGGTTTCCCGCCGGCGCGGGCATCGAGAAGTTCGTCGAGACCGGATGTCTGGTGGTCGCGGCGTTCGTGGCCTGGCCCACCCTGACCACGCTGTTGACGGCACCGGCCTGACGCGGGCCTCACGGGTGGTTCTCGAGCGCGGAAGAGTCAACGTAGTCGTCGCAGCACGACTCCGGAACCGATGATCAGCAGTAGCGTGGCCAGCACCCACTGTCGTTTAGTCTCCGTGTCGAGGGACCGCACGGGCCTACGCTGTGTCGGGACGGGTAGAGCGGTCGCGTTCGGTGGGCGGGACTGTGGGACGGAGGTGCTCGGCGGTCGAGAAGAGGGGGACGGTCGTGGTGTACTGCTCCGGCTCGGTGTGTTGGTGGGGGGCTGTGGGGTGCTCGTCCCTGGAGAGGTTCCGGTGGGTGGGGACGGTGTGGTGGTTGTTTCCGGTGGCGTCGACGGTGGCCGGGGCGGCGTGACGGACGGCGGGGGCGTGGGCGGTGGTGCGGTGGGAAGGCACCCTGCCGCGTCGTTGTGGTGCAACGGCTTGCTCCGTGCCAGTTCGACGGTCTCTGTGGGATCGGTACCGAGCCGGTAGAACCTGCTGTGGCCGGCCACGTTGTCGGCGACGACGTAGCGGCCCCCGTCGTCGGTGATGACGATTGCTCCGTACCGGGCGGGTGGGAGTGCCACCGGCTCGGTGGAGACAACCGTTCCGTTGTCGGCGGCGAGTTCGAGCAGCACCGCTTCGTGCTGGTAGTTGGTCGTCACGGTGAGCAGTGTTCCGTCGGAGGTGACGGCGAGATCGCCGATCGGCAGTGGAACGAGCCACGGCGCCAACCACGTGACGTGGGTGACGGACAGGTATGTGGCGCTGTCGGGGTCGATGTCGACGGTGTAGAGCCGATGCCGGGTGACGAGATGCCACTCGTGCCCGTCGACGGCCCCCGTCCGGATCTCGCCCGTCCACGGTGGTGGCACCCGCGGAGCGAGGTCGCGTAGCGGACCGAGATCGTGCGTCGTCCCCTGACGGTCGATGGTGATCACGCTCGTGTCCCGGAAAGGGAACGTACCGGTGCTGCTGAGCCCGTAGGCCTTACCCTGCGCGGCGGAATAGCCCAGTGCCTCGACGGGGCCGGGAGGTGGCGGCAGTGCCTCGGTCGTCATGCCGGGCAGCGTGACGCGCCGAAGTGTGGTGGCCGCTCCGGACGTACTCGTGACGTGCAGCAGTGAGCACTCCGGTGCCGCGGCGCGCTCCTGTGCCACCACGACCGGGGGCGAGAGGCACAGCAGTGCCAGCGTGGTCAGCAGCGCGGATATCGCCCGCGGACTGCGGCGACGCACCCTCATCGATCGGCACCGAGCCGTTCCAGCGCCCAGCGGAACGCCTCCGGATCGATCCGGGAATCACCGGCGAACGGATTCTGCAGGTGATAGATCGCGAACACCAGCAGCGCGAGGGTGCCCGCCAGAGTGGACACGATCATGACGTGCGGCATCAACCGCGTTCCCCCGAACAGGTTCGGCAGCAGCACCACGAGCACGCTTCCCAGGATGAGAACGAACCAGACCACCGTGGACACGTCGCGGTTGAAGGCCATGTTCAGTCGGTCCTGTCGCTGCTCGTGGACCGTCCGGAGACGATCCAACGCCTCGGCCTTACGGCCCTCCTGCCACTCACCGCTGGCGGGAGCGTCGAGAACGGCCCCACGTATTCGCTCGAGCTGGTTCCAACCGTTGCCGGAGATGTCGTTGTCGCGCCGCATACCGGGCCATTCCTCTTCGATGACCGTGTTGGCGTAGGACTGGCTGAGAGTGCGGACGCGCTCGGCGGTGTCGCCCGGCAGCGCTTCGGCCGCCCAGGAAACGGCGACCAGGCTCTGTGCCTCCCGGTACGCCCCTTCCCGCGCCACGCCCACCGCGTCGAAAAGAGTCACCATGACGAAAGCCAACACTACGGCGTGCATGCCGCTGACGATGACGAACACCTGCCCGGCCGCGTCGTTGTTTCCGGGCCTGCCCTCGTCCAGTCCGAACCGGCGTACCGCGTATCCGATCAGCCCGGCCGAGACCGCCGCGGCGATGACCCACAGCAAACCGCTGATGTAGGTGTTCATTCACGTTCCCGTACGTTGGTCGTCGCGATGTGCTGTCGCGGCGCCGCGTCCGCTGAGCTCGTTGACCGGAACCGCCGCTGTTTCCGGAACGAGCAGTTCACCGATCTCGCAGTCGAGTGCGGCACAGATGATGTCCAGCTCGGACAGTTTCAGACTGACCGGTGTGCCGGACCACAGTCCCGACATCTTGCCCGCTGAGACGGTCAGCCCGTACTCGGCCAGTCTGTGCTGCAGCTCCCCCGCTTTCCAGATACCCCGATGCGCGGCCACCAGCCGCAGATTCCACTTCAACTGTCACTCCTTCGTCGGATCACGAAAGCATTCCCTGTTCACAGAACCGGAGGGAATCTCGGAAATCCCGAGAACCTCGCACCGGAGAAATGTCGAACATCATCGGACATTAATAGCGACTGATCCCGCAGTTGGCAAGCGCTCCCCCGGAAGGCGCAACGATGTTTTCCTCCCTCGGACGGAGCATCACGAGGGCCGTCCGAACGGTCCATGTTGCGACGTTCGATGCCGCGAATCACAATCGATCTCCACACGAACCCGCACTCGGCGGATTGCCGACTACACTGTGTGCTGATCAAGCGGCTGATTCGGTGAAATACAGCTAACAACACAGGTAACGGAAAGGAGCCGAATCCTTCCACTTTCGAGTGACTTTAAGCTGCTCGCCTGTGCTGTTAATCTCGTGATCGTCCGGCGTTGAAAAAAGTTTCCGTCTTCGACGGATCTACTTCCGGGCGTGCAGAAAATACAGGCAGGTCGGGACGGAAACTGGATCCGGATCTTCGGTTTTTCTCACTACTGTTTCGAAGCTGTGTGCGACAAGATTGGTGGAATGGACGTGACCACGGTGGATCCGACCGGAGCGGACACGTATTCGCGGCTGAGCCTGGGAACCGAGGCGGCTCGCAATTTGGCGACGACGACGAAGTCGGCGCCGCAGATGCAGGGCATCACCTCGCGGTGGTTGCTGCGGATGCTGCCCTGGACCCAGGCCAACGGTGGTGTCTACCGCGTCAACCGGCGGTTGACGTATCAGCTGGGGGATGGGCGGTTGACGTTTACCAACACGGGGGCGCAGGTGCGGGTGATTCCGCAGGAGTTGCGGGAGTTGCCGTTGCTGCGCGGGTTCGACGACGAGTCGACCCTGTCGGCTCTGGCCGACCGGTTCGTTCAGGAGGAGTACCAGCCGGGAGACCTGATCACCCAGCGAGGCGGCGCCGCGGACCGGGTGGTGTTGTTGGCGCACGGTAAGGCCAACAAGATCGGCCCCGGTGAGTACGGCGACGACAGCGTTCTCGACGTGCTCGCCGACGGCGAGCACGTAGGTGCGCACGTGCTCGCCGACGGGGAGACGAACTGGGAGCACACCGTCAAGGCCATCACTCCCTGCACCGTGCTGAGTCTGCCGCACCACACGGTTTGGGAAATGCCCGCTGCTGACGAACTGCGTTCCCACATCACCGCCGCCGCGCAGAGCCCACAGCGCCCGAGCAACGCGCACGGTGAGGCGTCGATTGATGTGGCGTCGGGTCATTGGGGTGAGTCGTTGTTGGCGGGGACGTATGTGGATTATGAGGTGGCGCCGCGGGAGTATGAGTTGAGTGTGGCGCAGACGGTGTTGCGGGTGCACAGTCGGGTGGCTGATTTGTATAACCAGCCGATGAATCAGACTGAGCAGCAGTTGCGGTTGACGATTGAGGCGTTGCGGGAGCGTCAGGAGGAGGAGCTGGTCAATAATCGTGAGTTCGGGTTGTTGCACAATGCGGATTTGTCGCAGCGGATTCACACGCGGACCGGCCCACCGACCCCCGACGACCTCGACGAACTGTTGGCGTTGGTGTGGAAGGACTCGGAATTCTTCCTGGCGCACCCGCGTGCCATCGCCGCGTTCGGCAGGGAATGCAACCGACAGGGAGTCTATCCCCAAAGCATCGACATCAACGGCAACAAAGTTCCCTCCTGGCGCGGTGTCCCCATTTTCCCGTGCAACAAACTGCACGTCAGCGACACCCGCACGAGCTCGATACTGCTGATGCGCACCGGCGAGCAGAACCAGGGCGTCGTCGGGCTGCACCAGACCGGCATACCCGACGAGTATCAGCCCGGACTGTCCGTGCGATTCATGGGTATCGACGACAAGGCCATCATCTCCTACCTCGTCAGCGCCTACTACTCCGCGGCCGTGCTGGTCCCCGACGCACTCGGCGTCCTCGAACACGTCGAGATCGGGCGTCAGGGCTGATCGTATGCGCCCCTTCGAACTTCCGGATTTCTACACGCCCCACCCCGCCCGGCTGAATCCGCACGTCGACTCCGCCAGGACACACACCACACGGTGGGCCCGGGAAACCGAACTGCTCCACCAACCCCGAATCGGCCCCTCGACCACGACGATTCCCGACGAAACCGAATTCGACGACCACGACTACGCCCTGTTGTCCGGCTATGCCCACCCGGACGTCTCGGCATCGACACTGAACCTGCTCGCCGACTGGTACGCGTGGATGTTCGTCCTCGACGATCAGCTGCTGCCCCACGACGAGCACACCAATCCCTCCGTGGAAGCACGACGACACGTACAGCGGCTCCTCGGATTCCTGCGAACCCACGCAGCGCCCGCTCCGGAGCCGAACACACCACTCGAACGCGGGTTGGCCGAGTTGTGGCAGCGTACCGCCGCGACGGCCCCGCCCCGGCTGCTGCGACGCCTGGCCGCCGACACCCGCCTCCTGCTGACAGCACGAGTACGACAACCGTCCCGCACAGTCGCACCCGCCCCCAACCCCGTGGACCATCTCCGCGACAGCCGCCACTCCAGCGGCGCCCGCTGGGTGGCCACACTGGTCGAGTACACCCTCGGCAGCTCCCTACCACCGGACGTGGCCCGCAGCAGGCCGGTACGACTGCTGCGGGAGTGCTTCGCCGACGCGCTACGACTGTGCAACGACCTCTTCTCCTACCAACGCGAAACCCGGCAGGAACGAAAACGTGACAACGCGGTATTGAGTATCGAACGTTTCCTGGAATGTTCACCCCAGCGAGCCGCTGATATCGCCAACGCGGTGCTCACCCGACGGATACATCTGTTCGAAACCACGCTGCACCGCGGTCTGCCCGCCCTGCTCACCGAACACGCACTACCCGAACAGCAGCGCACAACCGTGTTGGCCTATGCCAACGGGCTGCGTGACTGGTTGGCCGGCGCGCACGAGTGGCACTCGATGTCCACTCGCTACATGAACACCGGACCGATCCACACCACTCGGATACGGCAACCCGCCGGCGTCGGTTTCGCAACCGCTGTCCATGACACTCACCCGGTGGACAACACCGGCCCAGCGGTGACACCAGGCGAGACCCGACGGCGGTGGGAACTTCCCTCGTGGAGCGCCCGAAGCCACGACACGAACCGGACCACCACGAATCCGCTGCTGACACGGTTGCGGTCCCGCACCTCGATCTGGGCCCAACGACACGGGATCCCCGAGAACGCACTATCGAGCACGACACACACCAACGATTACGCCCTGCTCGCGGCTAGAGTGCTACCCGACGGAGGAGAGACCGAGCTGGCCCTGCTCGCCGACTGGAGTCTGTGGGCACGGTTCGTCAACGACGGTGCTCACCGACAGCAGCATCGGCCTTGGCCACGACTGGCCGAATTCCTGCCCCCCGATCCCGGCGACATGCCCACCACCACCGAACCGGTCGAACAGGCACTGGCCGAACTGTGGACCCGCACCACCACGATCATCCCGACACGGGCGCAGCGTCGTTTCCGACAACGCATCCGGAAATTCCTGCATCACACGGCGGACGAGCCGTTCGAGCCCGTCGGAAGCGAGCCCGCCGATCTCCTCGCCCCGCTGGAAACGCCACACCGAACCGCCCGATCCCACCTCCGGCTGGCTCTGACCGAACTGCGGTTGGGCCCGGACATACCACCAGGAGTGCTACGCAGCCCCGCGATGCGTTCACTGCGGCAGGTCTTCGCCGAGATCACGGCACTGCACGAGGACCTCGTCATCGCACACCACCGCGGCCGGTGTGAAGCCCCGGTGGCAGCGATACCGACACCGAGACGAGCGCACGACGAACGAAGACACCACGTGGTGAGCGTACTGACCGATCTGCTTCGCACACGGCAGCGACGATTCGAATCCCTGCTGAACCGAGACGTATCCGAGGTCCGTGCCGAGTACCGGCTCTCCCCCACTGCCGACAGGCAACTCGACAACTACCTCGACGGTCTCGACCACTGGATCACCGGTGAGTTGAGTTGGCTGCTGGAAAACGAGCGACACAACCTCAACCCCGCACCCGCGACCCAGTCGTCCCGGCATCGGCCGCCCAGCACCGACCATCCCACCGTGGATGCCTTCCCGGCATAACCATCACTGCCGCACCGGCCGCGTGCGCACCCTCGTACGCGGCCGCGCACCACAACGCACGTCTTTCGCATTCGAGCAGATTGGTAACCGCGCATCGTGACTGTTTCCGACCCGGACACCGTCGTTTCCCCCGAACACTCCAGTCTCACCGCCGAAGCCGCTCGCAAACTGTCGACCACGACGAAGTCGGCGCCGCAGATGCAGGGCATCACCTCGCGGTGGTTGCTGCGGATGCTGCCCTGGGTACAAGTGGAAGCAGGCACCTACCGCGTCAACCGGCGGTTGACGTATCAGCTGGGGGATGGGCGGTTGACGTTTACCAACACGGGGGCGCAGGTGCGGGTGATTCCGCAGGAGTTGCGGGAGTTGCCGTTGCTGCGCGGGTTCGACGACGAGTCGACCCTGGCCGTGTTGGCCGACCGGTTCACGCAGCACCACTACGACCCCGGCCAACTGATCACCGAACAGGGTGAGGCCGCGGACCGGGTGGTGTTGTTGGCGCACGGTAAGGCCAACAAGATCGGTCCCGGTGAGTACGGCGACGACAGCGTTCTCGACGTGCTCGCCGACGGCGAGTACGTCGGACAACGAATCCTGGTCGACGACGAAGTCAGCTGGCCCCACACCATCAAGGCCATCACCCCCTGCACCGTGCTCACCCTGTCCCGACAGGACGCGCGTGAGGTGACCGAACGCTTCGAGAACCTGTCCCGGTACCTACGACAGGCCGAGTCCCAGCCGATCCCACCCCACAACAAACACGGTGAGGCGTCGATTGATGTGGCGTCGGGTCATTGGGGTGAGTCGTTGTTGGCGGGGACGTATGTGGATTATGAGGTGGCGCCGCGGGAGTATGAGTTGAGTGTGGCGCAGACGGTGTTGCGGGTGCACAGTCGGGTGGCTGATTTGTATAACCAGCCGATGAATCAGACTGAGCAGCAGTTGCGGTTGACGATTGAGGCGTTGCGGGAGCGTCAGGAGGAGGAGCTGGTCAATAATCGTGAGTTCGGGTTGTTGCACAATGCGGATTTGTCGCAGCGGATTCACACGCGGACCGGCCCACCGACCCCCGACGACCTCGACGAACTACTCTCCCGCCGCCGCAAATCGGAATTCTTCCTGGCGCACCCGCGCACCATCGCCGCGTTCGGCAGGGAATGCAACCGACAGGGGGTCTATCCAGCGACCACACAACGTGACGGTGTCACCCTGCTTTCCTGGCGCGACGTTCCGCTGCTGCCCTGCGACAAGATCCCGATCAGCGACACCGCGACCAGCTCCGTGCTGGTGATGCGCACCGGTGAGGACAGTCAGGGCGTCGTCGGGCTGCACCAGACCGGCATACCCCACGAATGCGCCCCCAGCCTCAACGCGCGCTTCATGGGTATCGAGGACAAGGCCATCATCTCCTACCTCGTCAGCGCCTACTACTCCGCGGCCGTGCTGGTCCCCGACGCACTCGGCGTCCTCGAACACGTCGAGATCGGACGCTGAACCCTTCGGCTCGACCTCAACCACTCGTTTCGCCACCGGCCCGCGAGCCCCTCCTCGCAAGGGATGATCACCTTGGCCACCGTCGAAGACACCGGCAGCATCCGATCCAGCGCCGAGATACTCGATTCCACCCGTGAATTGGTACTTCCCGCCCTGCGCGCCACCGTCGAGCAACTGTCCCCGGCAGCCCGCGCCGTGACCACTTATCACCTGGGCTGGCGGGACGAACACGGCACACCGGTCAACGGCCAGAGCGGCAAGACGCTGCGTTCGGCGCTGGTGCTGCTCACCGCCGAAGCGATGGGCGGTTCTGCCGAGGCGGCCGTGCCCGCGGCGGTGGCCGTGGAGCTGGTGCACAATTTCTCCCTGCTGCACGACGACGTCATCGACGGCGACGAAACCCGACGACACCGCCGTACCGCCTGGGCCGTGTTCGGCTCCGGAGAGGCGATCCTCGCCGGGGACGCCTTGCTGGCCACGGCCACCGACGTGCTCGTAGCCAGCGAACACCCCGCGGCCGCCGAAGCCGTGCGCACCCTCAGCAACGCGGTACACACCCTGATACAGGGACAGAGCGCGGACATGGACTTCGAGCGTCGCCACGACGTAACCCTGGCCGAGTGCGAAAGCATGGCCACCGCCAAAACCGGTTCGCTGTTGGGATGCGCGTGTGCGCTCGGGGCCTCGTTCGGGGGTGCGACAGGATCGCGCGTGGACAAACTACGCGCCTTCGGCGAGTCTCTCGGACTGGCGTTCCAGCACGTCGACGACCTGCTCGGTATCTGGGGCGATCCGCGGAGCACCGGAAAACCCGTCCACTCCGACCTGCGGGCCAGGAAGAAGACCCTGCCGGTGTTGGCCGCGCTGAGCACCGCCACCCCTGCTGCCGAGCAGTTGCGCACCTTGTACTACGGCGGGCATCCGCTGTCGGCCCCGGAACTGGCCCGGGTGGCCGAACTCGTCGAGTCGGCCGGTGGTAGGCAGTTCAGTCTCGACGAGGCCGATCGGTTGTTGTCGTTGGCATTGGCCGAGCTGGCCACCGCGGGAACGGAGCGGAGAGCCGGTTCGGAACTGGCGGAACTGGCCCGGGTGGTCACTCGGCGGGATCGTTGACTCGAACGAGGAAGTCCGTTGATCCCCCACTCGGACACGGGATAGCCTCGCCCCCGGTGGGCGCGTGGACTGCCGTGGGGTCGTGATCGCCACGGTCGCGCGCCTCGTGACCGCAGGGCCCGCCCGATGTGTCGGTGCTGTCGACATGGGCACCGAAAGTCGCGGCACGGTCACGGAACACGCCCGATCGTCGCGGCGGCGACAAGAGGTAACCAGTGCCACACTCCCCTCCTCCGAACCGCGCAATACCAGCTCAGCGGGATCTCGAAGAGGTCCGCAGCACCGCTGTGATCTTGCTGTGTCGTTGTCCAGCGCAGACGGGTGGTGCTTTATCGCAGTGTTACCGGTAGGCTCTGTCACACCGGACGGGATCACCCACCGGTGTTACTGACCGTTGCTCCTATCACGAGTCAAGACGGATGACACTTCAAGACGACCGTGCTCGGACCTGGTTCCAGCCCATGGTGCCAACCGAACAACCGCACAGGGATGCCGCAGGCGACGCCGGGCCGCTGACCACCCGGATCGAGGGGGAACTCGTCTTCCCTGAACAGCCACCGACCCCGGCTCCCTGGGCGGAACGGCTCGAAGTCACCCAGCCGTTCATCCCCGCGATCCGTGACCAAACTCCGGAGTTCGCCAAACGGTTGACCGCCGAACCGGTGACCGCCGCTCCCCACCCACCGGACGACTCTCCTACAGTCAGTGCCACGCCAGTGGGAGAACCGCAGCCGGCCGTGCCCAGCGAGACCACCGAAACCTCGACCCCGTCGAACGGAGCCGAGGTCGGACAACCGCAGAAACGACGCAGCCTCGCCCGCCGTGTCGTGCGACGGATCCTCGGCCCGGACCTGCTTCGCAAGGATCCGGCTCCGAAGAAACGCTGAATCGTCTTCGGTTGGGATCGGGCATAATCGGAACGGTCCACACTCGACCGATTCCTCTGTCGCCAGGGAGCGCATTGTCCACAGCACCACCGGCCACTGCCGGCAGAGTCGATACCCTGCCCGCTCCCGGCTCCCGAGACATCGGGCGGTTGCCGTTCGCCGCGGTCTCCGTTGGTGTGATCGCCGTCGTCTTCGCCGTGGTGTGCGCGTTGACCACGGGCCGCTACGGCTACTTCGGGGACGAGCTCTACTTTTTGGCGGCGGGCCATCACCCCGCGTTCGGCTACGTCGACCAGCCCCCCGGTGTGCCGCTGCTGGCCAGCGCCATGCAGGCCCTGTTCCCCGAATCGCTGAACGCGTTGCGAGCCCCGTCACTGCTGGCCGCGGTCGGCTACATCGTGCTGACCGCGTTGAGCGCCCGCGAACTGGGTGCCACACGCGTGACACAGGTGTGCGTGGCCGGGGTGGCCGCGTTGACCCCACATCTGGTGGCGTCGGCGCACCTGCTGGTGACCTACTCGTTCGACCAGACGCTGTGGGCATGGGTCGTATGGCTGTTGCTTCGCTGGGCACGCCGCCACCACGCCGGAGAACCCGCGAATTCGACCCTGGTGGCCGCGGGGGTGGCCACCGCCGTCGCGGTCCAGTTCAAACTCCTCATCCCCGTGCTGTGGCTGGTCGTTCTCCCGGTGGCGGTGTTGTTCGGTCCTCGTCGATTACCGCTTCGCCCCGGACTGTGGGCAGGCGGTGCGATCGCGATCGTCTCCGTCCTGCCTGGAGTGTGGTGGCAGGCACGGCACGGCTGGCCTCAGCTGGCCATGAGCCGGGTCGTCGACAGCGAAACCGACGGTGCGTGGGCGTTTCTCAACGCCTCGGTCAATCAGCTCGGCCCCGCGGGCACGGTATTGGCGTTGCTGGGACTGTGCGGGCTGTTGATCAGCCCGAGGTTGCGT
This portion of the Actinopolyspora lacussalsi genome encodes:
- a CDS encoding MFS family permease (product_source=COG0477; cath_funfam=1.20.1250.20; cog=COG0477; pfam=PF05977; superfamily=103473; transmembrane_helix_parts=Inside_1_20,TMhelix_21_43,Outside_44_52,TMhelix_53_75,Inside_76_83,TMhelix_84_106,Outside_107_147,TMhelix_148_170,Inside_171_176,TMhelix_177_199,Outside_200_225,TMhelix_226_248,Inside_249_260,TMhelix_261_283,Outside_284_287,TMhelix_288_307,Inside_308_311,TMhelix_312_331,Outside_332_374,TMhelix_375_397,Inside_398_419), which encodes MNVCDRLLDTRPMRCDAAFRRWWAGSTLSVFGGQLTTVAVLYQTWESTGSSLAVGSVGITRAVPAVLFGLLGGTVADTVDRRRLVLLTTSGQFVGAGALTLQALAGLGSWWLLLMLVAAQESCSATGAPARRSFTARLLPDRQLTAGMALNHLGTQMAMLSGPAVAGVLIAVRGVEGCYLLNAVTFAAAFYAVLRLPTVLPESGGRLRAPATIRAGLRFVASRPKLHGAFLTDVLATVLAMPTVLFPVINEQRFGGSPETLGLFWSALSLGGIAAGLASGPITRLLRPGVVMLTAAGVWAVALTGFGVSQQLWLLLGCLTLGGAADTISVISRGALVQLAIPDSHRGRISAVDHIVGASGPDLGEFRGGLVAAATSATFAAVSGALCCGLGILALAVTNRPLRRFTVPNHPAGQALERG
- a CDS encoding DNA-binding Xre family transcriptional regulator (product_source=COG3655; cath_funfam=1.10.260.40; cog=COG3655; pfam=PF13443; superfamily=47413); the encoded protein is MKWNLRLVAAHRGIWKAGELQHRLAEYGLTVSAGKMSGLWSGTPVSLKLSELDIICAALDCEIGELLVPETAAVPVNELSGRGAATAHRDDQRTGT
- a CDS encoding putative membrane protein (product_source=COG3462; cog=COG3462; pfam=PF14023; transmembrane_helix_parts=Inside_1_6,TMhelix_7_29,Outside_30_43,TMhelix_44_66,Inside_67_178,TMhelix_179_201,Outside_202_210,TMhelix_211_230,Inside_231_256): MNTYISGLLWVIAAAVSAGLIGYAVRRFGLDEGRPGNNDAAGQVFVIVSGMHAVVLAFVMVTLFDAVGVAREGAYREAQSLVAVSWAAEALPGDTAERVRTLSQSYANTVIEEEWPGMRRDNDISGNGWNQLERIRGAVLDAPASGEWQEGRKAEALDRLRTVHEQRQDRLNMAFNRDVSTVVWFVLILGSVLVVLLPNLFGGTRLMPHVMIVSTLAGTLALLVFAIYHLQNPFAGDSRIDPEAFRWALERLGADR
- a CDS encoding membrane-bound metal-dependent hydrolase YbcI (DUF457 family) (product_source=COG1988; cog=COG1988; pfam=PF04307; superfamily=118215; transmembrane_helix_parts=Inside_1_92,TMhelix_93_112,Outside_113_116,TMhelix_117_136,Inside_137_155,TMhelix_156_178,Outside_179_270); the protein is MNGAHAATGLLTGTTVASFAQPTPPGIALGALAGAGAALLPDIDHDQSTITKSAGPVTRGAAELLQTLARWTYRRTRLPHDPRASGKTGEHRGLIHTPVFALLVGAALAGATVASKWVGIVAVYVLTSAALRSLRWSLPTRVRGTLQLQRRAAPPLYALLATGLLVYVHAVADAGVWLGAIVALGMIVHSVGDGATNSGIPFVWPFKRACDRCRRGTGCPGARWDRQHVLPESLRFPAGAGIEKFVETGCLVVAAFVAWPTLTTLLTAPA
- a CDS encoding hypothetical protein (product_source=Hypo-rule applied; cleavage_site_network=SignalP-noTM; superfamily=50969) — translated: MRVRRRSPRAISALLTTLALLCLSPPVVVAQERAAAPECSLLHVTSTSGAATTLRRVTLPGMTTEALPPPPGPVEALGYSAAQGKAYGLSSTGTFPFRDTSVITIDRQGTTHDLGPLRDLAPRVPPPWTGEIRTGAVDGHEWHLVTRHRLYTVDIDPDSATYLSVTHVTWLAPWLVPLPIGDLAVTSDGTLLTVTTNYQHEAVLLELAADNGTVVSTEPVALPPARYGAIVITDDGGRYVVADNVAGHSRFYRLGTDPTETVELARSKPLHHNDAAGCLPTAPPPTPPPSVTPPRPPSTPPETTTTPSPPTGTSPGTSTPQPPTNTPSRSSTPRPSPSSRPPSTSVPQSRPPNATALPVPTQRRPVRSLDTETKRQWVLATLLLIIGSGVVLRRLR